The DNA window ATTTGTGAGAAACGCTGGCACTCTTAACAGGTGCAAACTCTCGCGAAACTCTAATGTTGGAATCACGGAAAAAGCTGCCTTCACCAAGAAATTACAAagcagaaggaagaaaaaatacttgaatTCCATCGTGGTCGATCGAAGTCAAACTGTTCAACTTCCGATTCCCAGCTGGCCACAACTTCTGCTCCAGTCGGAAGATGAGATTGTTCGTTGGCTTCGGTTAGCAGAATGTTTTCACCAATTCCTTAAAATGTAGTTCTTTTGACTTCGTACATAAATTACAAGCAGCGCTATCGTAGTATGCAGATAAGGAGTGTTCAAGCataattcaataaaattgatttttaccATTTTCAACCACCTCATAccaattttaagtttttaaacGGAGTAATACGATCCGCATCTTTTTGATGAGATTGGGAAGATGTGACACATTTCAAGAATCACTTGAACTCTTGAAGACAACCCCAGATTTTTCTGCTTATTCAAGTTCGACAATACATAGAGCATCAGTTTTTTATGCACGAACCTGGTAATTCTGGATACAGCATTCTTCCTCTGTCGGACAGCTTGACAGCCCATGCATGCGCCATGTCAGCTAATTCGGCCGACCATACCAACGGCGCAATACCATACCTATGAACGtaaacttttcaaagaaaccctcaactatttttttttgtccggCTCACAAATGCGCATCGACCGCACAAACTAAACGTCTAATTTTACATGAGATTTTTCGAGATGattcataaataaattgtttttgcAAGTTTGACTAAATTATGCAACCGCATCTTCCAGAGGACATCAAGGTTTTTCCTATATGTATACTTCTTCACATGTCTGAACACTTCACTGCAGAATTTTCGAAGAGCCTGCTCTGGAAATCATTCACAAaagatttcatgttttttcttcaagtttgtTCGAGTTTCTCAAGAACCTTTATTCCCTTtaaatgaaacatttttcatcGTGTTTATTTTTACCAGTTGTTTTATCAACATACTTgacagttatttacttcctgTTTAATCCAAAAACGACAAAGTTATTccgaaaagaacaaagaaaaaacgcgaTATCTCCCTTCCATTGCTTTGCTCTAGTGCTTAGGGGAGGTGTCAAAGCAATTGAATGAGCAGGAAATACTTGTACTATTCTCGGATCCTGCATATGAAATAGCAGATCAAAAAAGGTGCAatcatttaatttgattttgattggaTTTTGCCATCAAGATCACGGAATTTCTTTTATATGTACATAGTTAAAATTGAGCAAATATGTAGCTGAATGCAggaaaacaacatcaaaaaattcggaagaaaacaaaaatttttggttttttaaataaaaaaaaagacatcaaatCAGATAAATAGTCagaatcaaataaaatcaagtgCTTTAAAAGACCGAGCAAACTCAAGGGCCGATCTTTGACTATTTAACctcagaaaaaagacaaagtcCCAAGAAAAGAGTCTTTAAActtcatttaaatttaaaaagaccTGAATTTCTGAGCGACCGACGTGTACGTACAACCCTTAGCGTCAAAATCATTCcatacttcagaaaaaaacgataaaaaacTAAGTATAAAAAGACGTGACATGCGACTTCATAGAGAGAAACACAAACCTTTGTCGTAATTCGTTGTGAGCATCAAGACAACCCCGTTGAAAATTGACTTCACCTGCAAAGATACCACTACTTTGAAATTTGTACGATCGGTCAAGCATTTGCTGTCAGCAACGAGAGGTTAAACATGATGCACATAACAAAATGTGGTCtgttttaacaaaatttacaaaCTGTTGTCATTTCACGAAACAAATGCTAAAAGCTATCATTCATATCTTAATTATGGAATAACCACGTGCGATTCAAATTCTTTGTCTCAGAAACAATGGTAACTGAgcgagaaaattttcataactGTGTACAGAAGGACGCAGGATGAGgatcttttttattctgaataGCCGTTTCAACCCCTTTCCCTCTACTGCCctatttttgcctttttactttaaaaatttcgGTAAAAGAGACAATGTGAAAGAACTCACTGAGCGCTGTGTATTTGCTTTTCTTGATCATGTATTTCACATCAGTGATCGTCTGCATCATGTGTCTATCCAACTCGGAATCAAAGTTCTTAATCCGTTCCTCACCGTGCGAGGAGCATACCGCTTCCCAATCATCCGAAGAAGAAGCGACa is part of the Necator americanus strain Aroian chromosome V, whole genome shotgun sequence genome and encodes:
- a CDS encoding hypothetical protein (NECATOR_CHRV.G19832.T1); its protein translation is MKKFFGRKKLRKSKSEIVEKTEANVNGSAPVEIPQSKSTNIVNHVASSSDDWEAVCSSHGEERIKNFDSELDRHMMQTITDVKYMIKKSKYTALSEVNFQRGCLDAHNELRQRYGIAPLVWSAELADMAHAWAVKLSDRGRMLYPELPGIGENILLTEANEQSHLPTGAEVVASWESEVEQFDFDRPRWNSKCQRFSQMVWRDTTELGAARAWNTAKNSVAVVCFYRPSGNSNAPGEFASNVPSRDCSMSPARSLAGQIKRSVTISAPQDQKRSA